In Chengkuizengella sediminis, one DNA window encodes the following:
- a CDS encoding 2,3-diaminopropionate biosynthesis protein SbnB — protein sequence MIVLNEKDINLLGIHWETLIKNIEKTVQCIQSNDFSQPIKPYLRYKNLKNRIIAMPAFVGGEIQMAGIKWIASFPENITKDIPRAHSVVILNEVDTGIPMAMIHTPLISILRTASVSGLMLQQVLKIRKSKKINLGLIGWGPIGYYHYKMCTAVFGDLIKNIYLYDIKGINESKIDGKEVSKVKIVDTWEEAYLESDVFITCTVSDHRYINLKPKQGAVLLNVSLRDYQVNVMEQIETIVVDDWEEVCRENTDIENMHLEKGLEKKDTMSLVEVVCDQALTKIDHHKTIMFNPMGMGVFDISTAAYYANLAKNKGIGVVLD from the coding sequence ATGATCGTTTTAAATGAAAAAGATATTAACTTGTTAGGAATACATTGGGAGACATTAATTAAAAATATAGAAAAAACAGTACAGTGCATTCAATCAAATGATTTTTCACAACCGATCAAACCTTATTTGAGATATAAAAATCTGAAAAATAGGATCATCGCTATGCCAGCTTTCGTTGGTGGAGAAATCCAAATGGCAGGAATTAAATGGATTGCCAGTTTTCCAGAAAATATTACAAAAGATATCCCAAGAGCACATAGTGTGGTTATTTTAAATGAAGTGGATACGGGCATACCCATGGCTATGATTCACACCCCTTTAATTAGTATTCTTCGCACAGCTTCAGTCAGCGGTTTAATGTTACAGCAGGTTTTAAAAATACGTAAATCTAAAAAAATTAATTTAGGATTGATTGGATGGGGGCCCATTGGGTATTATCATTATAAAATGTGTACAGCCGTTTTTGGTGATTTAATAAAAAATATTTATTTGTATGATATAAAAGGTATAAACGAAAGCAAGATAGATGGAAAAGAAGTTAGTAAAGTGAAAATTGTAGATACGTGGGAAGAGGCGTATTTAGAGTCGGATGTATTTATCACTTGCACAGTTTCTGATCACAGATATATCAATCTTAAACCAAAGCAGGGAGCAGTGTTATTAAATGTTTCACTACGAGATTATCAGGTGAATGTCATGGAACAAATTGAAACTATTGTTGTAGATGATTGGGAAGAGGTATGCAGAGAAAATACAGATATAGAAAATATGCATCTTGAAAAAGGATTAGAGAAAAAAGATACAATGTCTCTAGTTGAGGTCGTATGTGATCAAGCTTTAACTAAAATAGATCATCATAAAACGATTATGTTTAACCCGATGGGCATGGGTGTTTTTGATATTAGTACAGCGGCTTATTATGCCAATTTAGCAAAAAATAAGGGAATTGGAGTGGTATTAGATTAA
- the sbnA gene encoding 2,3-diaminopropionate biosynthesis protein SbnA, translated as MNIDEGILTAIGHTPLVQLNKIFENQSMKLFAKLEFLNPGGSSKDRPALFMIREGIKSGEIQKDTIIIESSSGNLGISLAKICNYLGLKFICVVDPKTTEQNLNILKAFNATVELVKTPDPKTGEFLPARIHKVNELRKKLKNHFWPNQYANPNNSKSHYVMTMNEIFADLKHVDYMFCAVSSCGTIRGCVDFIRDHQLKTKVVAVDSIGSVIFKESTGQRLIPGLGAGMVPALCPKESIHHIVHVSDLDCITGCRHLIQEESILAGGSSGAVIAAVNKLKPIIPRDSTCVVIFPDRGDRYLETIYSDEWVKKQYGEVNYFW; from the coding sequence GTGAACATAGATGAAGGAATCTTAACAGCCATTGGCCATACACCTCTGGTTCAATTAAATAAAATATTTGAAAATCAATCTATGAAACTATTCGCAAAACTAGAATTTTTAAACCCAGGTGGAAGCTCCAAGGATCGACCTGCTTTGTTTATGATACGAGAAGGTATTAAATCAGGAGAAATTCAAAAGGATACAATCATTATAGAATCTAGCTCTGGCAACTTAGGCATAAGCCTCGCTAAAATCTGTAATTATCTTGGTTTGAAATTCATATGTGTAGTGGATCCAAAAACAACGGAACAAAACTTAAATATTTTAAAGGCTTTTAATGCAACCGTTGAATTAGTAAAAACTCCGGACCCTAAAACAGGAGAGTTTTTACCAGCAAGAATTCATAAAGTTAATGAGTTGCGAAAAAAGTTAAAAAATCATTTTTGGCCAAATCAATATGCAAATCCCAATAATTCAAAATCACACTATGTTATGACAATGAATGAAATCTTTGCGGATTTAAAACATGTAGACTATATGTTTTGTGCGGTTAGTTCTTGTGGGACGATTCGTGGTTGTGTAGATTTTATAAGAGATCACCAGCTAAAAACAAAAGTAGTAGCTGTAGATTCAATTGGTAGTGTTATTTTTAAGGAAAGCACGGGTCAAAGGTTGATTCCTGGATTAGGTGCAGGTATGGTTCCGGCATTGTGCCCGAAGGAATCAATCCATCATATTGTTCATGTATCTGATTTAGATTGTATAACGGGTTGTCGTCATTTAATTCAGGAGGAATCCATATTAGCGGGTGGATCTTCTGGGGCTGTAATTGCAGCTGTAAATAAGTTAAAGCCTATCATTCCAAGGGATTCAACATGTGTTGTGATTTTTCCAGATCGTGGTGACCGATATTTAGAAACGATCTATTCAGATGAATGGGTAAAAAAGCAATATGGTGAAGTGAACTATTTTTGGTAG
- a CDS encoding CoF synthetase, giving the protein MDLLEKLKGKLKEVKIIYPWYEQFYINQPIKDFNDLPYMTTDILEKHYYHQEYDDSIHVYQTSGTSSNIRKKIAYSEADEQRYVSLKMEVYKQFLNNSACKKAFSDVGTGHAASTADFIFKKLQMESKAISFDRPIEEHIQQLKTFKPDVLYTMPSILDHLIYAAENPADFGIKKIILVGEIASEEWQQKIANIFQIQREDIMDTLGSIEIGTIAYYSHDIRRYVFLDHLYAEGIQSDEIGLNMEKLENKESILVLTSFVRSMFPAIRFVTYDVVRDLRTMVIDGVEKQTFQNIVKRVGPEFKHGEKISIYDIEEIVYQHLKEASVRVKLQNNALTIYIHSKLVNPSMLTTIQKDIQEKIPEIGRMINNKILDEIQVLAVSNEELNTGKVKNKKIYYEK; this is encoded by the coding sequence ATGGACTTGCTTGAAAAATTAAAAGGTAAGTTAAAAGAGGTTAAAATCATTTATCCATGGTATGAACAGTTTTATATAAATCAACCCATTAAGGATTTCAATGATCTCCCTTATATGACCACAGATATATTGGAAAAACATTATTATCATCAGGAATATGATGATTCTATCCATGTGTATCAAACCTCAGGAACTAGCTCTAATATTAGAAAAAAAATCGCTTATTCCGAAGCGGATGAACAGCGGTATGTATCGTTAAAAATGGAGGTTTATAAACAATTTCTAAATAATAGTGCCTGTAAAAAGGCATTTTCGGATGTAGGTACAGGTCATGCTGCAAGTACTGCCGATTTTATTTTTAAAAAACTACAAATGGAAAGTAAGGCTATTTCCTTTGATCGTCCCATTGAGGAGCATATCCAACAGCTCAAAACCTTTAAACCAGACGTTTTATATACGATGCCCTCTATATTAGATCATTTAATTTATGCAGCTGAAAACCCGGCAGACTTTGGAATCAAGAAGATCATTTTAGTTGGAGAAATCGCATCAGAGGAGTGGCAGCAAAAAATAGCTAACATTTTTCAAATACAAAGAGAAGATATAATGGACACATTAGGTTCCATTGAAATTGGCACCATTGCGTATTATTCACATGACATTAGGCGATATGTATTCTTAGATCATTTGTATGCAGAGGGAATTCAATCAGATGAAATCGGTTTAAACATGGAGAAGTTGGAAAATAAGGAGTCCATTCTTGTATTAACTTCCTTTGTTCGTTCAATGTTTCCTGCCATTCGATTTGTTACCTATGATGTTGTACGAGATTTAAGAACCATGGTCATCGATGGCGTTGAAAAACAAACGTTCCAAAACATTGTAAAAAGAGTTGGTCCTGAATTTAAACATGGAGAAAAAATTAGTATTTATGACATTGAGGAGATCGTATATCAACATTTAAAAGAAGCAAGTGTACGAGTCAAGCTTCAAAATAATGCACTTACAATTTATATTCACAGCAAGCTAGTGAATCCTTCAATGCTCACAACTATTCAAAAGGATATTCAAGAAAAAATCCCTGAAATAGGGCGTATGATCAACAATAAAATATTGGATGAAATACAGGTATTAGCGGTGTCAAATGAGGAGTTAAACACAGGAAAAGTCAAAAACAAAAAAATTTACTATGAAAAATAA
- a CDS encoding YheC/YheD family protein — protein sequence MNKKESKKKYVSSKWIKTLALIKNTDLKTYIPETRKANFESVNEMLNKHHVVYVKPSRGSLGKGVMRIKKTNENEEIIYEWQQDLEVKQYSSYNALYNDLSHHIQKTKRLHIVQKGIDMVKYKDRSADIRVMVQQNTNSEWEVTGIIARLSHPKKVVTNISSGGIICNIETLINHLCQYDNNLIEKLKWIGLETAKQMNKTYPNMKESGLDIALDQNLHPWILEVNTKPSVIPFTRLEDKSIIEKIVLYGKDYGRHYYLKPKFDVKGNRIIKPKKRSRKGGKGITNILENTHPEKRQKVAKPFPRKYKRYRKRIPSKKVIL from the coding sequence ATGAATAAAAAAGAAAGCAAGAAAAAATACGTTTCCAGTAAGTGGATAAAAACATTAGCTCTGATAAAAAATACGGACTTAAAAACCTATATCCCTGAAACAAGAAAGGCGAATTTTGAAAGTGTAAATGAAATGTTAAATAAACACCATGTTGTATATGTAAAACCGAGTCGAGGTTCATTAGGTAAAGGTGTGATGAGAATCAAAAAAACGAACGAAAATGAGGAAATAATTTACGAATGGCAGCAAGATTTAGAAGTCAAACAATACAGTTCGTATAATGCGTTATATAATGACTTAAGCCATCATATTCAAAAAACGAAACGACTTCATATCGTGCAAAAAGGTATCGATATGGTGAAATATAAAGACCGTTCTGCAGATATAAGAGTAATGGTTCAACAAAATACAAATTCAGAATGGGAAGTTACTGGCATCATCGCGAGATTGTCTCATCCTAAAAAGGTTGTAACTAACATCAGCAGCGGTGGTATTATCTGTAATATTGAAACGCTAATTAACCATTTATGTCAATATGATAATAATTTAATAGAAAAACTGAAGTGGATTGGTCTTGAAACTGCAAAACAAATGAATAAAACATATCCCAATATGAAAGAAAGTGGGCTGGATATCGCACTGGATCAAAACCTGCATCCTTGGATTCTAGAAGTGAATACAAAACCGAGTGTCATTCCGTTTACTCGGTTAGAAGACAAAAGCATCATCGAAAAAATAGTTCTATACGGGAAGGATTATGGAAGACATTATTATTTAAAACCAAAGTTTGATGTAAAGGGGAACAGAATAATTAAACCTAAAAAAAGAAGTAGGAAGGGAGGTAAAGGCATAACTAACATTTTAGAGAATACGCACCCTGAAAAAAGACAAAAAGTAGCAAAACCTTTCCCTCGAAAATATAAACGCTACAGAAAAAGAATTCCCTCTAAAAAGGTGATTTTATAA
- a CDS encoding neutral/alkaline ceramidase has translation MTLKYLKQGFIVLLALFVLFSYLPTSKNVSVYANNDFDYYVGAGVYDITGPPAEVVMMGYANPSMTTKGIHFRLKSRAFIMKEKETENSVVFVSADLGQIFHSVTQGVIQKLKDNGYGDLYGYNNVLLSATHDHSGPGGYAHEGLYNVSTFGFHEENYNVIVEGIYESIVRAHENLEPGYIEINEGLVDGTSANRSEEAYNNNPKDERDQYDDNVDKTMTLLNFRNVQGELLGIINWFAVHGVSMGQDNHYISGENKGYASYLYEKEMQANYGDDKTFVAAFAQANLGDVTPNIFGDGVGYGDNDFESTKKSGEIQFEAAKSLSETAHVRISGPIVTKHEFKDFSNLEIDGKYTDGEAKRTYPSALGYSFAAGTEDGRPDIDMFEEGMTQPEYKIDGYDNIITYARDLLVLVPQIGEMSGSLYPELWEQHYPKPVLFAPSQVKPDPWTPQIIPLQMVQIGQLSILAVPSEITTMSGRRLVNLVQENMAEQFNNNYIVIAGLSNSYSSYVTTPEEYEKQQYEGASTLFGKWTLAGYLQEFDKLSKAIINNENIESGPIPKDLTDEQVYLLPGIIFDAPPVFRHFGDIKDDVNTSYNAGDNVKASFWSGHPNNNFRTESTYLEVQQLINGEWEVIADDGDWETKFLWNRESTLFGTSSSTVEWDIPTNAVDGTYRVVHYGAYQTITGKVYEYQGKSSEFTIE, from the coding sequence ATGACATTAAAGTATTTAAAACAAGGTTTTATCGTTTTACTTGCGCTTTTTGTTCTGTTTTCTTACTTACCTACGAGCAAAAATGTAAGCGTTTACGCTAACAATGATTTTGATTATTACGTAGGTGCAGGTGTTTATGACATCACAGGTCCCCCAGCAGAAGTGGTGATGATGGGATATGCAAATCCATCCATGACTACAAAAGGTATCCACTTCCGTTTAAAATCAAGGGCATTTATTATGAAGGAAAAAGAAACGGAGAACAGTGTAGTTTTTGTAAGTGCAGATCTTGGTCAAATTTTCCACTCTGTCACACAAGGTGTTATTCAAAAATTAAAAGATAACGGATATGGAGATTTGTATGGCTATAATAATGTATTGTTAAGTGCTACACATGACCACAGTGGTCCAGGAGGGTACGCTCATGAAGGGTTGTACAATGTAAGTACTTTTGGTTTCCATGAAGAGAATTATAACGTCATCGTCGAAGGAATTTATGAATCTATTGTAAGAGCACATGAAAATTTGGAACCTGGTTATATTGAAATTAATGAGGGACTTGTGGATGGAACTAGTGCTAATCGTTCTGAAGAAGCCTATAACAACAATCCTAAAGATGAACGAGATCAATATGATGATAACGTTGATAAAACCATGACACTTTTAAACTTTAGAAATGTACAGGGAGAACTTCTAGGTATTATCAATTGGTTTGCAGTACACGGTGTTTCCATGGGACAAGATAATCACTATATTTCAGGTGAAAACAAAGGTTACGCCTCCTATTTATATGAAAAAGAAATGCAAGCCAACTATGGTGATGATAAAACATTCGTAGCTGCATTTGCTCAAGCTAATTTAGGTGATGTAACACCAAACATATTTGGAGATGGAGTAGGTTATGGAGATAACGACTTTGAAAGCACTAAAAAATCGGGAGAAATCCAGTTTGAAGCTGCAAAATCCTTAAGTGAAACTGCACACGTTAGAATATCTGGTCCCATTGTTACCAAACATGAATTTAAAGACTTTTCAAATTTAGAAATAGATGGAAAATATACAGATGGAGAAGCTAAAAGAACATATCCTTCTGCGTTAGGTTATTCTTTTGCAGCAGGAACTGAGGATGGCAGACCTGATATAGATATGTTTGAAGAAGGAATGACTCAACCTGAGTATAAAATAGATGGGTACGATAATATCATCACTTATGCACGTGACCTTCTGGTCTTAGTTCCACAAATTGGGGAGATGAGTGGTTCCTTATACCCTGAATTATGGGAACAACATTATCCTAAGCCTGTTTTATTTGCCCCTTCCCAAGTAAAACCTGACCCTTGGACACCACAAATTATTCCTTTACAAATGGTTCAAATAGGTCAACTATCTATTCTAGCTGTACCTTCTGAAATCACTACGATGTCTGGTAGAAGATTAGTAAATCTTGTTCAAGAAAACATGGCAGAACAATTTAACAACAACTATATTGTAATTGCAGGTTTATCTAACTCTTATTCTAGTTATGTTACAACACCTGAGGAATATGAAAAACAACAATATGAGGGAGCATCTACACTATTTGGAAAATGGACATTAGCTGGGTACTTACAAGAGTTTGATAAACTTTCAAAAGCCATTATTAACAATGAAAATATTGAATCAGGACCTATTCCAAAAGATTTAACAGATGAGCAGGTTTATCTCCTTCCAGGGATCATATTTGATGCCCCTCCAGTTTTTAGACACTTTGGTGATATCAAAGATGATGTAAACACCAGTTACAACGCTGGAGATAATGTCAAAGCTAGTTTTTGGTCTGGTCACCCTAACAATAACTTTAGAACTGAATCTACCTATCTTGAGGTACAACAACTAATAAATGGTGAATGGGAAGTCATTGCTGATGATGGAGATTGGGAAACAAAGTTTCTATGGAACCGTGAATCTACATTGTTTGGAACTTCATCATCAACAGTTGAATGGGATATTCCGACTAATGCAGTTGATGGTACGTATCGAGTCGTACATTATGGAGCTTATCAAACCATAACGGGTAAAGTTTATGAGTATCAAGGAAAATCTTCAGAGTTTACCATAGAATAA
- a CDS encoding aminoglycoside N(3)-acetyltransferase: MSEANVINKSDKLNTAETLKTDFKKLGLKKGMTVIVHSSLSSLGWVSGGSVAVVQALMDVLTEEGTLIMPTHSPNLSEPSYWENPPVPENWWQVIRDTMPAFDPQITPTWYMGKIVETFREFPNVKRSYHPLYSFAAWGKHAEKVTKEHSLEDGLGEISPLSKIYDLDGFVLLLGVDYENNTSFHLSENRVPIHTQEAQGAPIIEDGKRVWKTFSHIDMDSDCFNEIGQDFEKDHNVCKGHIGMAKAKLFKQKECVDFGENWLRDKNLHKAP, encoded by the coding sequence TTGAGTGAAGCAAATGTGATAAACAAATCAGACAAATTAAATACAGCAGAAACCTTAAAAACAGATTTTAAAAAATTAGGACTAAAAAAAGGTATGACTGTGATTGTTCACTCATCTTTAAGCTCATTAGGATGGGTAAGTGGAGGGTCAGTTGCAGTGGTACAAGCTTTGATGGATGTTCTTACAGAAGAAGGTACATTGATTATGCCAACTCATTCACCAAATCTTTCAGAACCTTCTTATTGGGAAAACCCTCCTGTTCCTGAAAACTGGTGGCAAGTAATTAGAGATACAATGCCTGCATTTGATCCTCAAATTACACCCACATGGTATATGGGGAAAATAGTTGAAACTTTTCGTGAATTTCCAAATGTAAAAAGGAGTTACCATCCTTTATATTCATTTGCTGCTTGGGGGAAACACGCTGAGAAAGTGACAAAAGAACATTCATTAGAAGATGGATTAGGTGAAATATCACCTCTTTCAAAAATATATGATTTGGATGGTTTTGTTTTATTACTTGGAGTAGATTATGAAAATAATACTTCATTTCATTTATCAGAAAATAGAGTACCCATACATACCCAAGAGGCTCAAGGTGCTCCAATTATAGAAGATGGTAAAAGAGTATGGAAAACATTTAGTCACATAGATATGGATTCTGATTGTTTTAATGAAATAGGTCAAGATTTTGAAAAAGATCACAATGTATGTAAAGGTCACATTGGAATGGCCAAAGCCAAATTATTTAAGCAAAAAGAATGTGTAGATTTTGGTGAGAATTGGTTAAGAGATAAAAACTTACATAAGGCACCTTAG